A single window of Cloacibacillus sp. DNA harbors:
- a CDS encoding HU family DNA-binding protein, translating to MTKTDLINTVAKEVEGITKKKAAEVVEAIFNDIYTTLQKDEKVQIVGFGTFEVQKRAARQGRNPQDPKKIIEIPAKNVPVFRAGKALKEAVNEKN from the coding sequence GTGACAAAGACAGACCTCATCAACACAGTGGCAAAAGAGGTAGAGGGAATCACCAAAAAGAAGGCCGCAGAAGTCGTCGAGGCTATTTTTAACGACATCTACACAACGCTTCAGAAGGACGAAAAAGTGCAGATCGTGGGCTTCGGCACCTTTGAAGTTCAGAAAAGAGCCGCACGTCAGGGACGCAACCCGCAGGATCCCAAGAAGATCATTGAGATCCCCGCAAAGAATGTACCCGTATTCCGCGCAGGAAAAGCCTTAAAAGAGGCAGTAAACGAAAAGAACTAG
- the der gene encoding ribosome biogenesis GTPase Der, translated as MAIVAIVGRPNVGKSSIFNRILGKRAAIVDDQPGVTRDRLYGETEWGGKKFYIVDTGGIMSETDHPFMDLIEKQVDLAIEESSAIIFVIDGKTGLTPMDEEIALKLRKSGKPIVVVMNKLDNLRQEETMMADAYALGFDEVAATSAEHNTGFGEMMDYVVDKLVSEEFDDKDDEIRVALVGRPNVGKSSLLNSFAGEERSMVSDIAGTTRDVVDSLVEMNGHKFRFLDTAGLRRKSRVNTDLEYYSNVRTYQAIDRCHVALVLLDAQDPVTEQDKRLIGQVLDRGKGLILVVNKWDLAPKEEKIGDVMTKKLIEEIPFADHAPRVFISAHSGRGIGKLPELILKVDDNRRRRIPTSELNKLVKEVLIFERMPGDGKGHSLKVYYCTQADGAPPAFIFFVNNSELASKSFKRHLDNLLRDLADFDGVPIKIFMRNKV; from the coding sequence ATGGCGATAGTTGCTATTGTGGGACGGCCTAACGTAGGCAAATCTTCGATCTTTAACCGCATACTGGGAAAACGCGCCGCCATTGTAGACGACCAGCCCGGTGTGACCAGGGACAGGCTCTACGGCGAAACGGAATGGGGCGGCAAAAAGTTTTATATAGTCGACACGGGCGGCATAATGTCGGAGACAGACCACCCGTTCATGGACCTCATTGAGAAACAGGTGGACCTTGCCATTGAGGAAAGCAGCGCAATAATTTTTGTCATCGACGGTAAAACGGGCCTCACGCCGATGGATGAAGAAATTGCGCTCAAACTGCGCAAAAGCGGCAAGCCGATAGTCGTCGTCATGAACAAGCTGGACAATCTGCGCCAGGAAGAGACCATGATGGCCGACGCCTACGCGCTCGGCTTTGACGAGGTGGCGGCTACGAGCGCCGAGCACAACACAGGCTTCGGCGAGATGATGGACTATGTGGTGGACAAGCTCGTCTCCGAAGAGTTCGACGACAAGGACGACGAGATACGCGTAGCGTTAGTCGGACGCCCGAACGTCGGCAAGTCAAGCCTGCTCAACTCCTTCGCTGGAGAGGAACGCTCTATGGTGAGCGACATCGCGGGCACGACGCGCGACGTCGTGGACTCGCTCGTTGAGATGAACGGACACAAGTTCCGCTTCCTCGACACGGCCGGCCTGCGCCGCAAGAGCCGCGTCAACACCGACCTTGAATATTATTCAAACGTCCGCACCTACCAGGCGATAGACCGCTGTCACGTGGCGCTCGTGCTTCTTGACGCGCAGGACCCTGTGACCGAGCAGGACAAACGTCTCATAGGTCAGGTGCTTGACCGCGGAAAGGGACTCATCCTCGTCGTCAACAAATGGGACCTCGCTCCGAAAGAAGAAAAAATAGGCGACGTAATGACGAAGAAACTCATCGAAGAGATACCCTTCGCCGACCACGCGCCGCGCGTATTCATCTCCGCGCATTCAGGACGAGGCATCGGCAAGCTGCCGGAGCTTATTCTCAAGGTGGACGACAACCGCCGCCGCAGGATACCTACCTCCGAACTGAACAAACTTGTCAAAGAGGTGCTCATATTTGAAAGAATGCCCGGAGACGGCAAAGGCCACAGCCTCAAGGTCTATTACTGCACTCAGGCGGACGGCGCGCCCCCCGCGTTCATATTCTTTGTGAACAATTCGGAACTTGCCTCAAAGTCCTTCAAACGCCATCTTGACAACCTTCTGCGAGACCTGGCGGACTTTGACGGAGTGCCGATAAAAATATTCATGAGAAATAAGGTATAA
- a CDS encoding PFL family protein: MITKSEARQTNEMISEDNLDVRTITMGINIMECADPDTKQFCVKLYDKITKSAENLVKTGDDIAMEFGVPVVNKRISVTPIALAAAACVTDNYIEIARTLDRAAKEVGVNFIGGFTALVHKGITASDQRLIDSVPEALAVTERVCSSINLASSRSGINMDAVKAMGHTIKKTAYESREKDSLGCAKFVVFCNAVEDNPFMAGAFHGVGERDCAINVGVSGPGVVKRALENVRGADFETLCETVKRTAFKITRVGQLVAKEASLRLGVPFGIIDLSLAPTPAVGDSVAEILQEMGLAFPGAPGTTAALAILNDNVKKGGVMASSYVGGLSGAFIPVSEDQGMIDAAEAGALTLEKLEAMTCVCSVGLDMIAIPGDTSPESISGIIADEMAIGMINNKTTAVRLIPVYGKKAGDTVTFGGLLGYAPVMKMNSFDCSAFISRGGRIPAPIHSFKN, from the coding sequence ATGATAACTAAATCAGAGGCGCGCCAGACAAACGAAATGATCAGCGAGGACAATCTTGACGTCCGCACGATAACGATGGGCATCAACATAATGGAATGCGCCGATCCCGATACAAAACAATTTTGCGTGAAACTTTACGATAAAATCACAAAATCGGCTGAGAACCTCGTCAAAACGGGGGATGATATCGCGATGGAGTTCGGCGTGCCGGTGGTCAACAAAAGAATCTCCGTAACGCCGATAGCTCTTGCCGCAGCCGCCTGCGTGACAGACAACTATATTGAGATAGCGCGCACGCTCGACCGTGCGGCAAAAGAGGTCGGAGTCAACTTCATAGGAGGGTTCACCGCGCTCGTACACAAAGGCATAACCGCCTCAGACCAGCGTCTCATCGATTCCGTGCCGGAGGCGCTTGCCGTGACGGAACGAGTCTGTTCTTCCATAAATCTCGCGTCCAGCCGTTCCGGGATAAACATGGACGCGGTGAAGGCGATGGGGCATACGATAAAAAAGACGGCTTACGAATCGCGCGAGAAGGATTCTCTGGGCTGCGCAAAATTTGTAGTATTCTGCAATGCCGTTGAGGACAACCCCTTCATGGCGGGCGCCTTTCACGGAGTAGGCGAGAGGGACTGCGCCATAAACGTCGGCGTAAGCGGCCCCGGAGTGGTAAAACGGGCGCTGGAAAACGTGCGGGGCGCAGACTTTGAGACTCTCTGCGAAACGGTAAAAAGAACGGCCTTCAAAATAACGCGCGTTGGACAGCTTGTTGCGAAGGAGGCCTCTCTTCGTCTTGGAGTGCCCTTTGGAATAATAGATCTTTCTCTTGCGCCGACGCCCGCCGTAGGCGACAGCGTAGCGGAGATATTGCAGGAGATGGGGCTTGCGTTTCCCGGCGCGCCGGGAACGACGGCCGCCCTTGCGATACTGAACGACAACGTCAAAAAGGGCGGCGTCATGGCTTCGTCCTATGTCGGCGGTCTCAGCGGGGCCTTTATCCCCGTAAGCGAAGACCAAGGCATGATAGACGCCGCTGAGGCCGGAGCTCTTACGCTTGAGAAATTGGAGGCGATGACCTGCGTCTGCTCCGTCGGACTTGACATGATCGCCATTCCGGGAGATACTTCGCCTGAGTCTATATCAGGCATCATTGCCGATGAAATGGCGATAGGAATGATCAATAATAAGACGACCGCGGTGCGGCTTATACCGGTCTATGGCAAAAAAGCCGGGGACACAGTAACCTTTGGAGGGCTGCTGGGCTACGCTCCTGTCATGAAAATGAACAGCTTTGACTGTTCGGCTTTTATCAGCAGGGGAGGGCGGATACCGGCGCCGATACACAGTTTCAAAAATTAA